From the Chrysemys picta bellii isolate R12L10 unplaced genomic scaffold, ASM1138683v2 scaf3801, whole genome shotgun sequence genome, the window CCCTGGACTAGGCAGGAGCTCAGATCAGATGAttagaatggtcccttcaggccttaatgtctcgttgttaatcttctcccttcagagacactgtattgctgagatgtatccaactgccccagaggcagcaaactggagagcaagacatgagccccagctctagcacaagaacttgactgcagggggacagagccaaagaggacagggcctcacagaccctgaggaaagtccagcttcagcctataaatccgaatgagaatttttcaggggttgagtttaatggattccccctctcccactaggaaaacagacaaacacacaaactccttaccccaggagacagagagtggctctaacaggctttcatgctccacgtgacatgaataatgggctttgatcttgggatcaatctccattgtcacccaggtctggtaggtcccatccccattgggtaggatgccttcagagtaggtctcctgctgtctgctctccccatttttcagccaggtcacggtgatgtcccgggggtagaatccactgaccttacaggagagggtggtgagGCCGTCATGAGATGACCTGTCGCTCACTCTAGCTGTTGGGCacactgggaaaaagaagaaactcaagtgaggtgttttcaagctctaatccaggcagcattttctagagctttgcagcatgaaattctgagacccgagcagtgggagaggatgagagtccatgagaCAGAATCCCTCTGATGAGAGAGAACCACCATGTTAGAGGATTTCTGTGCCGAATTCACAGCATCAGCAACGGTGAATCCTGAATCCAGGTCCctgacctggcctctgctccaaaCCACAGAGACACAAATACCTTGACAGGTTTCACTAAACTCCAGATACAGGTGTCAATCACATGCTAGGTTTGtacccatctcctctcagtccctGGATTTGAAAGAGAGAAGAATCTTGCCCTGGCCAGGGAGCAAAAACTGGACTGGATAAACTGACCAATTAGAGACGGAAAGGGCCCATTAAACAAAAAGTGACACACAGTGCTAAATTGCCCCTCAAACGAGCTAATATGaattggctaatttcttgtaggttgttaccaaatctatttaccccaatattatggatttcaaaaggaattatgctaatgttgaaaaatcagtttcccagccccctggcactgaaaTACACATTACAATGCTGTGTATGGATTTTTCTTGTTGGCATTTGTAAAGATGGCAAAGGACAAGATAATGTTCTGCTGAGGTTTGTGAGAGAAATAAGCAATTAGTATAATTGTTGCAAAAGACTGGGTAGAAATTTCAAGTAACCTTGAACAGCAAGTGCAAActgtttgggaagggaaagatcagggtgtgtaatgatgctaactaatctgggaaatgtgtgtatatggtaacagacaaggtacataaacgggtaatagtgagttaacattttgaagcagactgtcctcctgagttggagtgttaaagcatttaacctcttcccttctatgtttgtgattaatctttaactaaaaagctggtaataaatttgagtgtgattatctggtgtcttattgataaaagaatcaaaaagtaaagtatgaaagtgttgcagcaaaggtaggtcttgagggggaaaactttaaggacaaggggagccttcttccaggttagtatggggagggcaattccacatgtagggaatggcatggaaggaagcacataaatgactgtaggagaagtttggcaacaaggacaaagcTACCATCATTGATGGAACACGGGCTGGGGGCAACACAAGAAATATGATGGTACAGACAGTGAATGGGGAAGAATTACATGGTGAATGAAGCTGGTGTCCATAGAAGTGGCACTTCCATAATTAAGCAAAGTGCTCTAACATGCACAAGCACAGGCAGATTGCCTTGATAACGGCTGTGTCACATCAGAGGAAGAGGTAGAATTTGTGATGTGAAGTTGCGCTCATTTGGTCAAGTGGCTctggagatgcagcttctctacagtgaactgcttttaacattttcaatttcttatccttttttccagcagaactgatggggaaggggttgtttccCCACCTATCCCTGGTGCAAGGTTCGCTGAATATCCCCCTACCCACCTGCTCCAGTTTGGAACTGGGGAATGGAGATGTAGCCAGTAGTGTCCCCCTAGGTGGGGATTGTCCCCCGCCTTACCTTTCCTCTGTAGAGTCTCCTTCCCGTACTCTAGAGCACTCCTTAGCCAGGAAATACAATTCCCCTCCACGTAGCGTTTCCACTGCTGGTTGTCATTTACTTCAGTCTCCCATCTCCTCTTGGTGATCTGAGCCCCAATATCTGCTGCTACCCAAGTCATGGTCTCCTTATCAAAGGTAAGAAAGTCTCGTCCGCCATATGAATCCTGGTAAAACCCCTGAATGCTGTTGTCTTCCCGGAGATCACAGCCGTATATCGTCTGGATGATGTGAAACCCTGAAacacagctgagggtcagaagcagtctctctctgaaaatctcaccaagaGCCCACTGCAGGTAGCCCAGTGGTGGTTCTTCTTGCTActgggccctccctcccctgagaaatggggctcccacttatgctgttgggtcctacaccctcccagctcctttcagGAGGGAACCCAAACCCACAGGGGGCACCCTCTCCATCTGTTTGGTCTTGTACACTAAAGAgcccccactgcagagagctcacaaccttcaaggaaaacctcactgctgcttgttcttgtatgttccctgcaggaggagcagggtggcacaatcccaaagggagtactccggatattgcagggatctatcccctccagctctcttctgctctctgaggATCCCCCCAGTTCTCGTAGTCAGGGTCattctggagaagagagggagttcagggtgtcTGTACCCAACTCTCTTCTGCTCTGGTTGTATTAATTTTGCAGGGTCCTCAGGATCACTTGGTCCCCCACCTCCGTCATTGACAGTACCCCCATTCCCCTGTGAGGAGGGGGTACAGGTCTGTCCCCCACACTAACCTCTGCTCTGGTTTAATGACCTCACAGAATGCCCAGGGTcactctgtttccctgccccatcttctccgtgcccccaactcagtctaggaatggcaaagaaccaacttcatatgcttgacctctttttcacatggccaatgtctcaaggtgattccctgtgaggatcaggccactgacggcccttagttcagctagccaccattttcctacagccaggctaatcttcacaacaacggcccccatctcgcacacaaccaagagcagactcagttaatggagccacccctgggctgataggaggcagggagggagactggggggagggaagggggatggggacaggagggagaatttaggggagcaggagagaggctgtggtgaACAGAGAACAGTGTGGGGATCACGAGGAAGACTGAAACGTGGGGAAAGGATCAGACCGCTAGCTTGGCAAACTGGGTAGAATGTTGGGGCACAAAAATAACTCACACAGGGTCCCAAATAttttcacccctccctcaccctgcattagatacatcgaggtaaatgccaagattttcagcaatgactagtgattttgggtgcctaactgagaccctttaaaggggcctgatcagaaagtgggagcacccggcctctgaacatcagactcccaaaaatcactaatcacttgtggaaaacattaaaagtaacaacagctacagaaaggttagtaaccattttttcttcttcaactgtTTGCACATGTCCCTTCCACGTTCGGGGACTCCCAAGCAATACCAtaagaggtgggctcggagttcatggaCACATGGATTACAACACTGTCCAGCCAAACCCAGTGTCATCTCTCACTTGGTGGGTAATGGCGTAGTTGGAAGAAAAAGTATGTATTGACGCCCAAgtcgctgctctgcaaatgtcctggatcaggcctgggccatgaacgccactgaggaagcttgtgctctcacagaatgggccgcaaggaaggcaggtggtgggacACCTGCCTGCCCGTAGCACATGTGAATGCACAATGTAATCCACAATGAAATTCTCTGAGCCAAAAGGGGTAGGGTTTTCATCCTATCAGAGCAGTGTGGATTTATGGATCAGCTTAGGACACCTGCCTAAcatccagagggtggagatgtcattcctccctattcttgtgcgagttgaggaagggaatgggcaggaaaataccctgattactatgaaactccaagattacctttgggaggaacacgGGGTGGGGGCAACGTTGTACCTTGTCGCAGTAGCGTAGCCAggttgggggggagcagggggagcagccgctcccccactgagcagaagCTGTGCCTTTTTTGTGCTCCGACGCCTTTTGCTCCTGCTCTACTGACTGAGTGGagcatttttttttgctcccagcACCTTTTTTTCTCCCGACACTTTTTGCTCCCGGTGCCTTTTTTTAGCTCCACTCCCCGTGTTcttaacctggctacgccactgccttgTCGTTAAAGAACACTGTATATGGAGGTTTTGACATAAGAGCTCTAATCTCCGAGACCCTCCTGACTGAGGTAATTGCTACCAGAAAGGCGACCTTCTAGGAAAGGTCCAACAGATGGCACAatgctagaggctcaaagggaggccccgtgagctctgacatgaccaggtttaagtccctcagggggatgttgtcaaggctgattccccactctggcatttcgagtgcagaaggtgggagcgTGCAAGGACtcgaaaaattaatactggccactccaggctggtaatgctgccaccacccaagtgaaaatctgccttttgccaaTCCAGAAGAACTCTCTTGGGAAGATTT encodes:
- the LOC135980510 gene encoding major histocompatibility complex class I-related gene protein-like, which codes for MTWVAADIGAQITKRRWETEVNDNQQWKRYVEGNCISWLRSALEYGKETLQRKVCPTARVSDRSSHDGLTTLSCKVSGFYPRDITVTWLKNGESRQQETYSEGILPNGDGTYQTWVTMEIDPKIKAHYSCHVEHESLLEPLSVSWG